A genomic stretch from Gemmatimonadaceae bacterium includes:
- a CDS encoding prepilin peptidase yields MLPLTAEFAAMVLLPIFAIGASIGSFLNVCIARWPAELSVVKPRSRCPKCERPIAWHENIPVVSWMLLRGKCRGCGLPISMQYPAVELLVALGWVASVVTFGVTFEALRMAIFGTILFGIAVTDAKHYLIPDGFTISGLVLVLGMAVANFFVGETSQFATPWPALLGACVGAGAITIIGWLAEVAMKREAMGFGDTTLMAVVGAALGPERALLTIIGGAFVGALFFLVFVGPVVWVRSKRNGTPFEFPDVPFGVFLAPAAMLALLWGDRLIVWYVQRAFPT; encoded by the coding sequence ATGCTGCCACTGACTGCCGAATTCGCTGCGATGGTGCTGTTGCCGATCTTTGCGATCGGCGCGTCCATCGGCTCGTTCCTCAACGTGTGCATTGCCCGCTGGCCCGCCGAGTTGAGCGTGGTCAAACCGCGATCACGGTGTCCCAAGTGCGAACGGCCGATTGCCTGGCACGAGAACATCCCCGTCGTCAGCTGGATGTTGCTGCGCGGCAAATGTCGCGGCTGCGGGCTGCCCATCTCGATGCAGTACCCGGCCGTGGAGCTGCTGGTGGCGCTGGGCTGGGTGGCGAGTGTGGTGACGTTTGGCGTAACGTTCGAAGCCCTGCGGATGGCGATCTTCGGCACGATCCTCTTCGGCATCGCCGTCACGGACGCCAAGCACTACCTGATCCCCGACGGCTTCACGATTTCCGGGCTTGTTCTGGTGCTCGGGATGGCGGTCGCCAATTTCTTCGTGGGTGAGACCTCCCAGTTTGCCACGCCCTGGCCGGCGTTGCTTGGGGCGTGCGTGGGTGCCGGGGCGATCACGATTATCGGATGGCTGGCGGAAGTTGCGATGAAGCGCGAAGCCATGGGGTTCGGGGATACGACCCTGATGGCGGTGGTCGGCGCCGCACTGGGCCCGGAGCGCGCACTCCTGACGATTATCGGTGGCGCGTTCGTTGGCGCGCTCTTCTTCCTGGTGTTTGTCGGACCGGTCGTGTGGGTGCGCAGCAAACGGAATGGCACGCCGTTCGAGTTTCCTGATGTGCCGTTCGGCGTGTTCCTTGCGCCGGCCGCGATGCTGGCCTTGCTTTGGGGTGATCGCCTCATCGTCTGGTACGTGCAGCGCGCATTCCCCACGTGA
- a CDS encoding cupin domain-containing protein has product MAGTSIRQQELEAARVMESLSSEALGDRLRRARMRQGRSIRELADAAGLSKSSIVRLEQGGGTYPMTIVKVAAALGLHVARLRDPDSAGDDRLAVHRLDDDRWYDLTDFGAGPLGGVDRPLTPDERAELARQGVAVPIVVLASRLSDGQLMSNVVEVYAPSETRAHPGEEFVYVLDGAATITVGSTVITLARGESLVFRSAEPHTYAPLEGSVLPARLLMVRLDDRVQAP; this is encoded by the coding sequence ATGGCTGGAACGTCGATTCGACAACAGGAACTGGAAGCGGCTCGCGTGATGGAGAGTCTGTCGTCGGAGGCGCTGGGTGACCGCCTGCGGCGCGCGCGTATGCGTCAGGGTCGGTCGATCCGCGAGTTGGCTGACGCGGCCGGACTTTCGAAGTCCTCCATCGTTCGCCTCGAGCAGGGTGGCGGCACGTATCCGATGACCATTGTGAAGGTCGCGGCTGCCCTGGGTCTTCACGTGGCGCGGTTGCGGGACCCCGACAGCGCCGGTGACGACCGTCTGGCCGTGCACCGGCTTGACGACGATCGGTGGTACGACCTGACAGACTTTGGTGCCGGACCGCTGGGCGGGGTCGATCGTCCCCTGACGCCGGACGAACGCGCCGAACTGGCTCGCCAAGGGGTCGCTGTGCCGATCGTGGTGCTCGCCTCCAGACTGAGCGACGGCCAGCTGATGTCAAACGTCGTGGAAGTCTACGCGCCGAGTGAGACGCGCGCGCATCCGGGCGAGGAGTTCGTGTACGTGCTGGACGGTGCGGCAACAATCACGGTGGGCTCAACGGTGATTACCCTCGCGCGCGGCGAGAGCCTGGTATTTCGCAGTGCCGAGCCGCACACGTATGCGCCGTTGGAGGGCTCGGTGTTGCCAGCGCGTCTGTTGATGGTACGACTGGACGACCGCGTGCAAGCGCCGTGA
- the lon gene encoding endopeptidase La, which translates to MSSTNPRFPAIAMPRGQRKEEILRAELPPTLPLMALRSTIVYPLGTIAVQMGAAENLALLRAHEESGLVVALVVASGDGDDAVDPHKFVGRVGVAARVHERINLPGETIQITLQGLRRITIDAIDQVTPYAIAQVQGAKETPADASELDELVARTVTAAETLAELVDRIPSEVPQILKMNVSDPGRFADLAATNMNLRIIDKEEVLQRLDIGQRIRFILSRLEREVARARVMDDVKKQTEIKIEQHQREFYLRQQLRAIQSELGEADPNEKESVDLLRKIEEAGLPERVVQEARRETERLRMLSPASSEYQVLRTYLDWVLALPWNARTADDQEITLSRVEQALEDRHYGLDEAKERITEYLAVRKLRGGDPSGPILCFVGPPGTGKTSLGEAIAKAIGREFYRISVGGVRDEAEIRGHRRTYVGAMPGLLLQALRRVAVRDPVIMIDEIDKMTNGGNSGDPTAAMLEVLDPSQNSSFVDHYLNLPFDLSSVLFICTANSLHDIPGPLRDRLEVIRIAGYTIEEKVEIAQRYLMPRLLADHGLTVEDIHVSEAALGFITSRYSREAGLRTFERSLASLLRKRARAKADGNDALWEMSIARIEEILGTPRFTNEAAEQEPEIGAVTGLAWTNMGGDLLTIEALRMPGTGKLTVTGQLGEVMRESVDAAYSFVRSRSVPLGIDDGEFREADLHLHFPAGAIPKDGPSAGIAVTLALASALSRRPVRRDLALTGEVTLRGKVLEIGGVKEKVLAAYRAGLREVILPKGNEKDVRDVPQEVRDKMAFTFASTMDEVFHLALLPLPNAHHADSAPLSEDPADVRPRNAPRSDAAAPRPSRPPASR; encoded by the coding sequence GTGTCGTCCACTAATCCGCGTTTTCCGGCCATTGCGATGCCCCGCGGCCAGCGGAAGGAAGAGATCCTCCGCGCCGAGTTGCCACCGACGTTGCCGCTGATGGCCTTGCGGTCCACCATCGTGTACCCGCTGGGAACCATTGCCGTGCAAATGGGCGCCGCAGAAAATCTGGCCTTGCTGCGCGCGCACGAGGAATCGGGGCTGGTGGTGGCGTTGGTCGTGGCGTCCGGCGATGGAGACGACGCGGTCGACCCGCACAAATTCGTCGGTCGCGTGGGCGTGGCCGCCCGGGTGCATGAGCGCATCAACTTGCCGGGCGAGACCATCCAGATCACGCTGCAGGGGCTGCGTCGGATCACCATTGATGCCATCGACCAGGTCACACCGTACGCCATCGCGCAGGTGCAGGGGGCGAAGGAAACACCGGCCGATGCCTCGGAGCTGGACGAACTCGTGGCGCGCACCGTGACCGCCGCAGAAACGCTGGCCGAACTGGTGGACCGCATCCCCAGCGAAGTGCCGCAGATTCTCAAGATGAACGTGTCCGACCCGGGTCGCTTTGCCGATCTCGCCGCCACGAACATGAACCTGCGCATCATCGACAAGGAAGAAGTGTTGCAGCGCCTCGACATCGGGCAGCGCATCCGATTCATCCTGTCTCGGCTCGAGCGCGAAGTGGCGCGCGCGCGCGTCATGGACGACGTGAAGAAGCAGACGGAGATCAAGATCGAGCAGCACCAGCGCGAGTTCTACCTGCGTCAGCAACTGCGCGCCATTCAATCCGAGCTCGGTGAAGCCGATCCGAACGAGAAGGAATCGGTCGACCTGCTGCGCAAGATCGAGGAAGCCGGACTGCCGGAGCGGGTGGTGCAGGAAGCGCGGCGCGAAACGGAACGGCTGCGCATGCTCTCACCGGCGTCCAGCGAATATCAGGTGCTCCGGACGTATCTGGATTGGGTGCTGGCGTTGCCGTGGAACGCCCGCACGGCCGACGATCAGGAAATCACGCTCTCACGCGTCGAACAGGCCTTGGAAGATCGACACTACGGGCTTGATGAAGCCAAGGAGCGCATCACCGAATACCTCGCTGTGCGCAAGCTGCGCGGCGGCGATCCCAGTGGCCCGATTCTCTGTTTCGTGGGTCCGCCGGGCACCGGCAAGACGTCGCTGGGCGAGGCCATCGCGAAGGCCATCGGGCGCGAGTTCTATCGCATTTCCGTGGGCGGCGTGCGCGACGAAGCGGAGATTCGCGGTCATCGCCGCACCTATGTGGGCGCCATGCCCGGGTTGCTGTTGCAGGCCCTGCGGCGCGTGGCCGTGCGCGATCCGGTCATCATGATCGATGAGATCGACAAGATGACCAACGGCGGCAATTCCGGCGACCCGACGGCGGCGATGCTGGAAGTGCTCGACCCCTCGCAGAACTCGAGTTTTGTCGATCACTATCTCAACCTGCCGTTCGACCTGTCGAGCGTGCTGTTCATTTGCACGGCCAACAGCCTGCATGACATTCCCGGCCCGTTGCGCGATCGACTCGAGGTGATTCGCATCGCGGGGTACACGATCGAGGAGAAGGTCGAGATCGCGCAGCGATATCTGATGCCGCGCCTGCTTGCGGATCACGGCTTGACGGTCGAGGACATTCACGTGTCGGAGGCCGCGCTCGGTTTCATCACCAGCCGCTATTCGCGTGAGGCGGGCCTGCGAACATTTGAACGCTCGCTGGCATCGCTGCTGCGCAAGCGTGCGCGCGCAAAGGCCGATGGCAATGATGCGCTGTGGGAGATGTCGATCGCGCGCATCGAGGAAATTCTTGGCACGCCCCGATTCACCAACGAGGCGGCCGAGCAGGAACCGGAAATCGGCGCGGTCACCGGGCTGGCCTGGACCAACATGGGCGGCGACTTGCTCACCATTGAAGCGCTGCGCATGCCGGGTACCGGCAAGCTCACGGTCACCGGGCAGTTGGGTGAGGTGATGCGCGAGTCGGTTGACGCCGCATATTCGTTCGTGCGGTCGCGGTCGGTGCCGCTGGGCATCGACGATGGCGAGTTTCGTGAAGCCGATCTGCACCTGCATTTTCCCGCCGGCGCGATTCCCAAGGATGGCCCATCCGCCGGCATCGCGGTGACGCTGGCCTTGGCCAGCGCCTTGTCCCGTCGCCCGGTGCGCCGGGATCTCGCCCTCACCGGCGAGGTGACGTTGCGCGGCAAAGTCCTGGAGATTGGCGGCGTGAAGGAGAAAGTGCTGGCCGCGTATCGCGCGGGACTGCGCGAAGTCATTCTCCCCAAGGGGAACGAGAAGGACGTGCGTGATGTGCCGCAGGAAGTGCGCGACAAGATGGCCTTCACCTTTGCCAGCACGATGGACGAGGTATTCCATCTGGCCCTGCTTCCGCTGCCCAACGCGCACCACGCCGACAGCGCACCGCTCTCGGAGGATCCGGCGGACGTCAGACCGCGAAACGCACCGCGATCAGATGCAGCAGCACCCCGACCATCCCGCCCACCAGCGTCCCGTTGA
- a CDS encoding DUF445 domain-containing protein — protein MTTVDTTPLALRITADDEIKRVRLVRMKRVATVMLVVVALLYLVARLYETRFPWVGYVRAFAEAAMVGGIADWFAVTALFRHPLGIPIPHTAIVPARKDRIGTALGNFVQRNFLTREVVASKLAGMKLGERAATWLSQPENSRRLARMVARGLHGAASVMRDDDVQQVVDRGIVSRLRTLQVSPLLARIFELFTAGGRHQALLDDALRLAARFLEENEDVIRERVKAESPWWVPGAVEDKLGDRVVSGVEKTLVAVAADPAHPLRQRYDEAVDRFVVSLRENPTVIARAEQIKLELLAHPAVGDFSRSVWDDLKTRLTGYAERLADDVETEPDQVERWLSGLGQKVLADPDLAAKVNGWVVELVTYAVEQAREEVAKLIATTVGAWDANATSRKIELQIGRDLQFIRINGTLVGGMVGVLLHLIAVRFAV, from the coding sequence ATGACGACGGTGGACACGACGCCGTTGGCGCTGCGCATTACGGCGGACGATGAGATCAAGCGCGTCCGTCTTGTGCGGATGAAGCGGGTGGCCACGGTGATGTTGGTCGTGGTCGCATTGCTCTACCTGGTGGCTCGTTTGTACGAGACCCGATTCCCCTGGGTTGGCTACGTACGCGCCTTCGCCGAGGCGGCCATGGTGGGGGGGATTGCCGACTGGTTCGCCGTGACGGCGCTGTTCCGGCACCCGCTGGGCATTCCCATTCCGCACACGGCCATCGTCCCGGCGCGCAAGGATCGTATTGGCACGGCGCTTGGCAACTTTGTCCAGCGCAATTTCCTCACGCGCGAGGTGGTCGCATCCAAGCTGGCGGGCATGAAGCTTGGCGAGCGCGCCGCGACGTGGTTGTCGCAGCCTGAGAACAGCCGGCGACTGGCCCGTATGGTGGCGCGCGGCCTGCATGGTGCCGCCAGTGTCATGCGTGACGACGACGTGCAGCAGGTGGTGGATCGTGGCATCGTGTCGCGACTACGGACCTTGCAGGTCTCACCGCTGCTGGCGCGCATCTTCGAGCTCTTTACGGCCGGCGGTCGCCATCAGGCCCTGTTGGATGATGCGCTGCGCCTTGCGGCGCGTTTTCTGGAAGAAAACGAAGACGTTATTCGCGAACGGGTGAAGGCAGAAAGTCCGTGGTGGGTGCCTGGCGCAGTCGAGGACAAGTTGGGCGATCGCGTGGTCAGTGGCGTAGAGAAGACGCTGGTGGCGGTGGCGGCCGATCCCGCGCATCCGCTGCGCCAGCGCTACGACGAAGCGGTGGATCGCTTTGTGGTGTCGTTGCGGGAGAACCCGACGGTCATCGCCCGCGCGGAGCAGATCAAGCTGGAGTTGCTGGCGCATCCCGCCGTCGGCGATTTCTCACGCAGCGTATGGGACGATCTCAAGACCCGCCTGACGGGGTACGCCGAGCGGCTTGCCGACGACGTGGAGACCGAACCCGATCAGGTGGAGCGGTGGTTGTCGGGACTCGGCCAGAAGGTGCTGGCCGATCCGGATCTGGCGGCCAAGGTGAACGGATGGGTTGTGGAACTGGTCACGTATGCCGTTGAACAGGCGCGCGAAGAAGTGGCCAAACTGATCGCCACGACGGTGGGCGCGTGGGATGCCAACGCGACCTCACGGAAGATCGAACTGCAGATCGGGCGCGATCTGCAGTTCATTCGCATCAACGGGACGCTGGTGGGCGGGATGGTCGGGGTGCTGCTGCATCTGATCGCGGTGCGTTTCGCGGTCTGA
- the add gene encoding adenosine deaminase: protein MIELSAAFTEILQRMPKAELHCHLDGSLRPSTLLDLSIQQSRPMPVSTAAALGDWMRVDDAHNLTEYLARFEITLAVMQDAASIERIAHELVLDAALDGVRYIEVRFCPALNTRGGLSLDDVVAAVLRGLARGEAECGTLARVIICALRSLPWPHAMEMAELAVAFKEQGVVAFDLAGGELGNPAHLHALAFDFARANDVAVTVHAGEGDGAHSIREAVHRCATDRIGHGTRLHEDPSLEAYVVDRQIPLEVCPTSNVQTRVVPTFGEHPLVRYQRLGAVVTISTDNRLMSGVSLTDEYVRCAQHLSYGLADLTALSLAAFDAAFLPQVERQRLRHAAERDIRQLLADAHPAVLSWGESE, encoded by the coding sequence GTGATTGAACTGTCCGCCGCCTTCACCGAAATCCTGCAGCGGATGCCCAAGGCGGAGCTGCATTGCCATCTGGACGGCTCGTTGCGACCGTCAACGCTGCTGGATCTGTCAATTCAGCAATCACGCCCGATGCCGGTGTCCACGGCCGCGGCGTTGGGCGACTGGATGCGGGTGGATGATGCGCACAATCTGACGGAATACCTGGCGCGTTTCGAGATCACGTTGGCCGTCATGCAGGACGCGGCATCGATTGAACGCATTGCGCACGAGTTGGTACTGGATGCCGCACTCGATGGCGTGCGGTATATCGAGGTGCGCTTCTGCCCGGCACTGAATACGCGCGGCGGACTGTCGCTGGACGACGTGGTGGCGGCCGTGCTCCGTGGGTTGGCTCGCGGCGAGGCCGAGTGCGGCACGTTGGCGCGCGTCATTATTTGCGCCTTACGAAGCCTCCCCTGGCCACACGCCATGGAAATGGCCGAGCTGGCGGTGGCGTTCAAGGAGCAGGGGGTTGTTGCGTTTGACCTGGCCGGCGGCGAGTTGGGGAATCCGGCGCACCTGCACGCGCTGGCCTTTGACTTCGCCCGCGCCAACGATGTGGCGGTCACGGTGCACGCGGGCGAGGGAGATGGCGCGCATTCCATTCGCGAGGCGGTGCATCGCTGTGCCACCGACCGCATTGGCCACGGGACGCGGTTGCACGAAGACCCGTCGCTGGAAGCATACGTGGTCGATCGTCAGATTCCGCTGGAAGTGTGCCCAACCAGCAATGTGCAGACGCGCGTGGTGCCGACGTTTGGCGAGCACCCACTGGTGCGGTATCAGCGACTGGGAGCGGTGGTCACGATCAGCACGGACAACCGATTGATGAGCGGTGTGTCACTGACCGACGAGTACGTGCGGTGTGCACAGCATCTCTCGTACGGTTTGGCCGATCTGACGGCATTGTCACTGGCGGCGTTCGATGCGGCATTCCTGCCGCAGGTGGAACGGCAGCGACTGCGCCATGCGGCCGAACGTGACATCCGGCAACTGTTGGCCGATGCGCATCCCGCCGTGCTGTCGTGGGGCGAGAGCGAATGA
- a CDS encoding M48 family metalloprotease — translation MRPPLALAAAVAMISTSGCLASTQQEVDLGNDYATQVAQQLPLIQDPEVARYITLLGDSIARVSDDRSLKWSFQVVDQTDINAFAVPGGHIYVYRGLIEHTANMSELAGVIGHEIAHVTRRHSMLQMRDQQRANVGVTLGCIIAPSVCNSGAGSAAINVAGGAAFAKFSRDDEAEADKFGVTFVTRAGIDPRGMPSMFRTLIAVRKTNPSAVDNFFASHPVEESRVAATEAEIAKINPVVLKSLTRDSRAFQAFKSRLSSLPKARK, via the coding sequence ATGCGCCCCCCCCTCGCGCTCGCCGCCGCCGTGGCGATGATTTCGACCAGCGGCTGTCTGGCGTCCACGCAGCAGGAAGTGGACCTCGGCAATGACTACGCCACACAGGTCGCGCAGCAGTTGCCGCTCATCCAGGACCCCGAAGTGGCGCGGTACATCACCCTGCTCGGCGATTCCATTGCCCGCGTGTCCGACGACCGGAGTCTCAAATGGTCGTTCCAGGTGGTCGACCAGACCGACATCAACGCCTTTGCGGTACCCGGTGGACACATCTACGTGTATCGCGGCCTGATCGAACACACCGCGAACATGTCGGAGTTGGCCGGCGTCATCGGGCACGAGATTGCCCACGTCACCCGACGGCACAGCATGCTGCAAATGCGTGACCAGCAGCGCGCGAATGTCGGGGTCACGCTGGGATGCATCATCGCACCGTCGGTGTGCAACAGCGGCGCCGGCAGTGCGGCCATCAACGTGGCCGGCGGTGCCGCCTTTGCGAAATTCAGTCGTGACGACGAAGCCGAGGCGGACAAATTCGGCGTCACCTTTGTCACCCGAGCCGGGATCGACCCGCGCGGCATGCCCAGCATGTTCCGCACGCTCATTGCCGTGCGCAAGACGAATCCCAGTGCGGTGGACAACTTCTTCGCCTCGCACCCGGTCGAGGAAAGCCGCGTCGCGGCCACGGAAGCGGAGATTGCCAAGATCAATCCCGTGGTGCTCAAGTCGCTCACGCGCGATTCACGGGCGTTTCAGGCGTTTAAGAGCCGGCTTTCCAGCCTGCCGAAAGCGCGCAAGTAA
- a CDS encoding purine-nucleoside phosphorylase, with amino-acid sequence MSAPVARSGPGSAEARIAADYVRQRVGSGFRTPVCGIVLGSGLGGLAAKMEHATRIPFSHVPGFPNATVAGHAGQLIVGTLADRPVVLMAGRFHMYEGHDAALAAFPVRVMQALGAPVYLASNAAGGVRRTFSPGDLMVIADHMNLMFRNPLSGPLEAGDERFPDMSEPYDRELQTLLHDAARAVGVSLQVGVYCGLLGPTYETPAEVRMLERLGVDAVGMSTVPEVVVARAIGMRVAAVSCITNKAAGLSLQPLEHSEVVETGKAVAADFEALVVEFLRRL; translated from the coding sequence ATGAGCGCGCCGGTTGCGCGTAGCGGTCCCGGCTCCGCCGAGGCCCGCATCGCTGCGGATTACGTGCGGCAACGCGTGGGGTCGGGTTTCCGAACTCCCGTGTGCGGCATTGTGCTGGGGTCGGGCTTGGGCGGGTTGGCAGCGAAAATGGAGCACGCCACGCGCATTCCGTTTTCCCATGTACCGGGATTCCCCAACGCCACGGTGGCCGGTCACGCCGGTCAGTTGATTGTCGGCACACTGGCCGATCGCCCCGTGGTGCTCATGGCAGGTCGATTTCACATGTATGAAGGGCATGATGCCGCGTTGGCGGCGTTCCCGGTGCGCGTAATGCAGGCGCTGGGTGCCCCCGTCTATCTCGCATCCAATGCAGCCGGCGGCGTGCGACGCACGTTTTCCCCGGGCGACCTGATGGTGATTGCCGATCACATGAATCTCATGTTTCGCAATCCGCTGTCGGGGCCGCTGGAAGCGGGCGATGAGCGGTTCCCGGATATGTCCGAGCCGTACGATCGCGAACTGCAGACGCTGCTGCATGATGCGGCGCGCGCGGTCGGGGTGTCGTTGCAGGTGGGTGTGTACTGCGGCCTGCTGGGACCAACCTACGAGACGCCCGCCGAGGTTCGGATGTTGGAGCGACTTGGCGTTGATGCCGTTGGTATGTCCACGGTCCCCGAGGTGGTGGTGGCGCGTGCCATCGGGATGCGCGTGGCCGCCGTCTCGTGCATTACCAACAAGGCCGCCGGACTCTCATTGCAGCCCCTTGAGCACAGTGAAGTGGTGGAGACCGGAAAGGCAGTCGCCGCCGATTTCGAGGCGCTGGTGGTGGAGTTTTTGCGCCGACTGTAG
- a CDS encoding DUF2911 domain-containing protein: MAAILCAAPNSLSAQAAMTMPAPGAKQPPASPRDSLKVTIAGADISVNYGRPSKRGREIFGGLGDMKWGMVWRMGANEATAFTTSKPLQFGALAVPAGNYTMRVLLEENGKWQLIINKQTGQWGTEYKPEMDLGRVPMVVTPIPAVVEKMEITVKANGKGGELAVAWDKTRASAAFTVK, encoded by the coding sequence TTGGCCGCGATCCTCTGTGCCGCCCCGAATTCGCTGTCGGCGCAAGCCGCGATGACCATGCCAGCGCCGGGAGCCAAGCAGCCCCCCGCGTCGCCGCGCGATTCGCTCAAAGTGACCATCGCCGGCGCCGACATCTCCGTGAACTACGGCCGGCCGTCCAAACGCGGGCGGGAGATCTTTGGCGGATTGGGCGACATGAAGTGGGGTATGGTGTGGCGGATGGGCGCGAACGAGGCCACGGCGTTCACCACCAGCAAGCCGTTGCAGTTTGGCGCGCTGGCCGTGCCGGCAGGCAATTACACCATGCGGGTGCTGCTTGAGGAGAACGGCAAGTGGCAGTTGATCATCAACAAGCAGACCGGCCAGTGGGGCACCGAATACAAGCCCGAGATGGATCTGGGTCGGGTGCCGATGGTGGTGACGCCGATTCCTGCGGTGGTGGAAAAGATGGAGATCACGGTGAAGGCGAATGGGAAAGGGGGAGAACTGGCTGTGGCTTGGGACAAGACGCGTGCCTCAGCGGCCTTCACGGTCAAGTAA
- the ffh gene encoding signal recognition particle protein produces MFDELSDKLGNVFAKLRGRGVLTDADIKDGLREVRRVLLEADVNFALTREFLERVEKKAVGVLQIKTIQPAQQLVKIVHDELTAMLGERREGLKISTVPPTIVMMVGLQGSGKTTTAGKLARRLMAEGKSTRLVAADVYRPAAIDQLETLGSALNVPVYADRTTQDVVKIAKAGIDQGVRARERVVIIDTAGRLQIDADMMDELKRLKAAIKPDEILFVADGMTGQEAVKIAQGFDAALNITGVILTKLDGDARGGAALSIYGVLKKPIKYIGVGEKPDALEEFHPERMAGRILQMGDIVSLVEKAQESFDAVEAKRMEKKVRKEGMDLEDFLSAMRQMQKLGPMENLLKMLPGVNSKMLKDVNMDPKRMKHIEAIVLSMTPQERKKPELLNGSRRARISKGCGRPVSEINKLLDQFREMQKMMKKMSGGGGKGGGMPRLPFGGGGGGMFGMR; encoded by the coding sequence ATGTTCGACGAACTATCCGACAAACTCGGCAACGTCTTCGCCAAGCTGCGAGGACGCGGCGTCCTGACCGACGCCGACATCAAGGACGGTCTGCGTGAGGTCCGCCGCGTCCTCCTTGAAGCCGACGTGAATTTCGCCCTCACCCGTGAGTTCCTGGAACGGGTGGAGAAGAAGGCCGTGGGCGTGCTGCAAATCAAGACGATCCAGCCTGCCCAGCAGCTGGTGAAGATCGTCCATGACGAGCTGACGGCGATGCTGGGCGAACGTCGCGAAGGGCTCAAGATCAGCACGGTGCCCCCGACGATCGTGATGATGGTCGGTCTGCAGGGATCGGGTAAGACCACCACGGCCGGCAAGCTGGCGCGACGGTTGATGGCCGAAGGGAAGTCCACCCGCTTGGTCGCGGCCGACGTGTATCGCCCTGCCGCCATCGATCAGCTTGAGACCCTTGGCAGCGCGCTCAACGTACCGGTGTACGCCGATCGCACCACGCAGGATGTGGTAAAGATCGCCAAGGCCGGCATCGATCAGGGCGTCCGCGCGCGGGAGCGCGTGGTGATCATCGATACGGCGGGTCGACTGCAGATCGACGCCGACATGATGGATGAGCTCAAGCGGCTCAAGGCGGCCATCAAACCCGACGAGATCCTGTTTGTCGCCGACGGCATGACGGGTCAGGAAGCGGTGAAGATCGCGCAGGGATTCGATGCCGCGCTGAATATCACGGGCGTCATCCTGACCAAGCTGGATGGCGACGCGCGCGGCGGTGCGGCGCTTTCGATCTATGGAGTGCTCAAGAAGCCCATCAAGTACATCGGTGTCGGCGAGAAGCCGGATGCGCTTGAAGAGTTCCATCCCGAGCGCATGGCCGGACGCATTCTGCAGATGGGCGACATTGTCTCGCTCGTGGAGAAGGCGCAGGAATCGTTTGACGCCGTGGAAGCGAAGCGGATGGAGAAAAAGGTCCGCAAGGAAGGGATGGACCTTGAGGACTTCCTGTCGGCCATGCGGCAGATGCAGAAGCTTGGACCGATGGAGAACCTGCTGAAGATGCTGCCAGGTGTGAACAGCAAGATGCTGAAAGACGTGAACATGGATCCCAAGCGGATGAAGCACATCGAAGCGATTGTGCTTTCGATGACTCCGCAGGAGCGCAAGAAGCCGGAGCTCCTCAACGGCTCACGGCGTGCGCGCATTTCCAAGGGCTGCGGACGTCCGGTCAGCGAGATCAACAAGCTGCTGGATCAGTTCCGCGAGATGCAGAAGATGATGAAGAAGATGAGTGGCGGTGGCGGAAAGGGTGGCGGGATGCCGCGCCTGCCGTTTGGTGGCGGCGGTGGCGGGATGTTCGGCATGCGGTAG
- a CDS encoding RNA methyltransferase: MKLLTLARDLQRRKARERQGCFVAEGVRSVEALLASPLSIVGLLVTDDVAEDPRGAELLVVAEGLRVPVKVVTRADLESAASTESPQGVLAIGEIPELPLEAPAGPTARYLLLDAIQDPGNVGTIVRTAAALGVTATIALPGTVDLWNAKVVRSSMGALFVHPVPAATWEEVTAFLDAHDIACWAADADGLVIDSSEVLRRDALPARLALVVSNEGAGLSAQAASCASRRVAIGMASNVESLNVAVATGILLHALRPG; this comes from the coding sequence GTGAAGCTACTGACACTTGCCAGAGACTTGCAGCGGCGGAAAGCCCGGGAACGGCAGGGTTGCTTCGTGGCGGAAGGGGTGCGGTCGGTGGAAGCGCTGCTCGCCTCACCGCTGTCGATCGTGGGGCTGCTGGTCACCGACGACGTGGCCGAGGACCCGAGAGGTGCCGAGCTGTTGGTCGTGGCGGAGGGTCTCCGGGTGCCGGTCAAGGTGGTGACGCGTGCCGATCTGGAGAGCGCTGCCAGCACTGAGTCGCCGCAGGGGGTGCTGGCCATCGGGGAAATCCCGGAGCTGCCCTTGGAGGCCCCCGCAGGTCCGACCGCCCGCTATCTGCTTCTGGACGCCATCCAGGACCCGGGAAACGTGGGCACTATCGTGCGGACGGCGGCGGCCTTGGGTGTCACCGCCACGATCGCCCTGCCGGGAACCGTTGACCTATGGAACGCCAAGGTCGTCCGTAGCTCGATGGGGGCCCTGTTCGTGCACCCCGTCCCAGCGGCAACGTGGGAGGAGGTCACGGCATTCCTCGATGCTCATGACATCGCCTGCTGGGCGGCGGACGCGGACGGACTCGTGATCGACTCGTCGGAGGTGCTGCGTCGAGATGCCCTGCCTGCGCGATTGGCGCTGGTGGTCAGCAACGAAGGCGCCGGGCTTTCAGCACAGGCGGCGTCATGCGCATCGCGGCGGGTCGCGATTGGCATGGCTTCGAATGTCGAGTCGCTGAACGTGGCTGTGGCCACCGGCATACTGCTGCATGCGCTGCGTCCGGGCTGA